The Capsicum annuum cultivar UCD-10X-F1 chromosome 1, UCD10Xv1.1, whole genome shotgun sequence sequence TTCAAAGATTGGCCTTTTAATGGTCCTTCTTTTAGTTCTGAGAAGCCCATCATAGAAGATTTTTTGTGCCTTGGGAATTTGCCACCTAGCACTGTCTTGGACCCCGGGGTTTTTGCGTTTAACTAGAGTTCCTTGAATAAGAAATTCTTTATCATCCTATTGGTTAGAAGAAGGGGACTCAGATAATGGTCCCTGAGATTCAGGTTGCTTAGAATCAGCATTTTCTGACTCAGGCTCCCCAGACTCAAAATGCATAGACTCAGGCTGCTCAGAAGCCATCTGCTCAAAAGTTGTACTATCAGGTGGTGTTGTTTCTTCAGTATCACTTTATTCACTGTCCTTCATCTCAACTGGTAGAGGTGGTGAAGGATTTTTCAggctcttcttttttcttctcttcctgaGCAGTGGCTCCTCCTCCTCATAATCGGATTCCTCGTCGAAGAGTCTTCGAGGTAAACTTGTCACTTTTTTTGTAGATTTCTGGctctttcctttgggtgccattataagacCTATAACAAAATGAAAGACTCATTTAGTACTCATGATCATACAACTCAAGAGTTCAGTTATTATAATTCCACATCCCTCAAAAGAGGTTCGTAATTATATCAGATCAAAGTTGTGAAGACatggtctgataagtcatcacaaatgtgatagcttatcatgcgTGTATCACATGGAGTTCTGTTCTTGAGCTAAGCCCTAGGTTTTTTATGCACAATGCAACATGGTAAACCCTTGATTATATTTTTCACACAATGGCAAGTTAATCTTGCCATAATCTCTTTGATATTATGATTTACATCAGTTACATTACTTACCTTATAAAGAGGAGATTTGAGTTATGAGCATACCTGATAAGTGACTTTAACTTGGTTATAGGAGTGAGAGAAAGTAATAGATGAAAGAAGAGTTCTTGATCTTGACTTCAAACCCACACTCACAAGAAaggatatttttcttgttttacttaggaaataattttgaaaaaagtaagtaaataaaccaaatatggaaggaaataaaacttaaagaaaagaaaaaagatatgcGGGAAGGTGAAAGGGTTTGACTGTGGAACGAGTCAAATTTTCAGTTTTTGGGCCCAAAATtacctgacgacttatcagatgtCTGATAAGTCGTCGCAGATGTCACCAACCTTAGGTAGATTGTTTCCTTCTTTTGGGTTTTCTGACGACATATTagatagcttatcacaattgtgatagctcaTCACATCTGTCGTCAGGGTCACTTGGCTGACTACATCAATTTTTACCTAGACCCCTGCATACCTCTTTAGTTCATTATGCTTCCTatctaaataaatcaaaaaaacttacgtttaaacataaaaattttaggttgcctcccaataacgcctgatttaatgtcatggcatgactaggttattTTAAATACTTAGACTTTATCAAGATACCATACTGCTACCTCTTTCCCATTTTTTTAAGACACATCCACGATTGAGAAGACACTCATGTCCTTTTGCTGTGTCATGTATGAGTGCATTTTGAATTTTGCTTTtttgtcattgaacctgaactttagctcatgCAGCTCCATGTCCACTACCACTCTCCCAGTCGCAAGGAATGATCTACCTAAAatgatgggtacttcaaagtctacCTCAgagtctaggactacaaaattagtGAGAAGTATAACgtcggccacctttaccaatacatcatctAATATTACTACTGGCCACTTTAtagacctatccgccatcaccaaCCGTATGTTTATCGGGGTAGGATCTCCCGAACCCAGATTTTTATACATGGATAGcgacatcaaatttatgctcgCCCCAAGATCACATAGGGCCTTAACAAAATTGAGAGACCTGACTGTACATAGAATAGTGAATGCTCTAGGGTCGGCCTTCTTCTGTAGTAAGGATCGTGTAGAAATggcactacaatggtggagattatcCATCGGCTCGTATCTTACTACCCTCTTCTTCATCAccagatccttcataaatttagcatatcctgggaTTTGTTCAAGTGCCTCTACCAAAGGCACGTTCACTGTTAGTTGCTTTAATATTGCCATGAACTTTCTAAAATTTTCATCATTCATTTTATTCTTCAACCATtgaggaaatggaggtggtggttTCAGAATAGTGCTAaccactacctccttctccttctcttttcctTGTTTCGAAGTatcatcagaaccatccagcttCCCAGACTTAACTGGACATTCTTCTTCGGGTTCATCATCTACTTCAATCACATCTTCAACTCCATTGTTGCCCACAGAAGGGAcaagtaatatcttaccacttctagtggtaattgccatacatgagccattattCCACAGATTTTTGAACCATATTATTAGGTAACATTCCATTCTTCCTCTGTTCAGTGCTGTAGAGAGTTGGCTTATTTGCTGTTCTAGCTATTTGATCGAAGTAGAGTGcaagtttaccaactgactcatagaaaatagatcggtcttcatggtagtcacccttGAATTGGTAGCATCCACTCCCTTTTACAATTTAGCCATTATGTCCTCTAtagacatcttttcagaacttgttgtagcagccttACAATTTCCAGGAGAGACATATaacccgctcctatcattatttctcctccaatttccttgcttCTGTTTCTTATGTCCATCCTTGTCATAAtaagtccgaccttgatttccttggctattcctcggaaaccccctgattatttacatagtttgcctcttcttctgagtTGAACTCCACTTTTCCCTGCAATCCCATAGCCTTCACTTTCTTAATTTTACTtgatagtaaatgcttggttagtaagtccatatgcatttttaggtgagccatgtcttgatcacGCTTCTCGTCTTTTCTATGTTGTTCTGCAGTCATACCAATAGaaatagtagggcttgctaccacagagtctctggtatgccatgtataactctgtttggtcattctctctagcatttctaAAGCCtatgggaatgtaagatcaacaaatgaactgCCAGCAACATTATCTACAATCGTTTTTATCACAGAGTTAAGAGacctatacaaagtctccatcaagtgtttGTCCATCATGTTGTCGTTCGGACACTGtatcagcttctttttgaatctctcccaggtttcatgcaaggcttcagttgggagttatctaaagttactgatcttatccctcaactataccctcctagaagatggaaagaacctttctaggaaagctcttttCAACCGCcttcagttggttatagaattaagtattagctcattaagccacaatgttgcctcccaaGATAGAGACAGCggaaacaatctcaaatgaaTAGCATTTTGAACCACTCctagattatcaaaagatttacaaatggtgataaatttcaccagatgcaagttcggATCATCCCCAAGAAGGGCACCAAATAATCCCTtcagatgaaggagttgaattatagtactcgtaatgttgaattttaccccaggtgctaatggtggaggaataatttcaCTCATTGCACTTACtctatccattccatcatcatcgtCATTGTGGTCATACTGGACTGGCTGGTGATCTTGCCTTCCTCAGAACGGACGGTTCTTGTTAGCATTATGTTATACTGGTGCCGCTATTTGTTCTGCACGTCgtgggttaccagggtttagcaactcctcatctcccaagtcttcatcctcaggatttggatgcgGTACTTGTTAACCGTCATTCTACATATTCACCTGaactctagctaaggctgctaacctgtcagcctccTTCTGGTCTTCCATTCTACCGATTAGTTGCGGTTCTGGATtcaatggtaataatggttctccaaaacttttggttcttggcatacaccacAAATTTCTTGCAAtaaacaaaatcaacaaataaatgtaaaactaggaaacttgactaacagtcaagtAGCACAcataaacttcaatttacaaccgtattccccggcaacagtgccattttttataacgctcaaactacacctctcttaagAGAATGTAagtgattgttgtcaatatataacctaactaggttggggttgaatcctatagtgaatatggtgtgaatttgagttatctgcgggTTAATCAACTCATAGTTAGCAATTTTCTATGAATTGGGTTTTTGGAAAGGTAGCAAATTATTACTTCTCAATTTAgtatttgaaatcaatatgatcaggaaaaccagagttatgttcactatgggtgttgggatttgacagatgCTAGTAAcagttcaagattcttgtggtaggtaggaacaacagactatccttgttgaagttatgtctaaatgtttctcaacctatttagacatttaaccacctaattctttcaaacttagggaatttatatttcataataggatgttatctcaagttaattaatcttgttacaacattaattattaaatagaagtttgatgcttccaagtccctattgataattcgcttcttactagggttgatttcttatctcaagcaaatcactagtaagcaaggcctattgtttgcaaccaatagtcagaatataaaataatagaattaacaagaagtttctaccaccgttagaatcttgaacacttagttacgttacaaacccaaatccatagatcccacaactctagttaaaggaatttagctacttataatataataagcaagacaataagttaaattcataatttgatagatgaacttacagcaagatgaatagcaacaagtattTCTCAGATTTAATCACAATAGAAAATCTCAAAACAATGGTAacaatctctccaaaaataattatcTTGTTAAAGTTAGAAAACTCGAGAGTAAACTTGATGAAAACGTGAAGTTCAAGATCCTCAGAAATACCCTAAATTATTCCTTAAATACTTCATCCAAATTATGGAAACAAATCACAGATTACAGATCTTTTCTGGCACAGGTGACGACGAagtatgatggcttatcaggagtctgacgacctatcagaaatgtcgtcagcttcttatccaagtttgatgatttctgcCTTAGGAAGACAATGACACTCTGACGGCTTATGAAGAGTCttatgacttatcagaattgtcatcaGGTCCTCTTCCACTTTCATGATTTCTACCTTGggatgacgacattcctgatggcttatcagacacctgacggcttatcaaggaatgtcgtcacacttttgCTCCCATATGTTACACTGTCTATAGTTGACGATGATtcttataacttatcacaaagttgacgacttatcagacaagtcatcaactacactttcttggccacttgttccaaattcacctcttttgctcttattgtcttaGGTTTTctttgcatcttgactttcctacattATCAAagataaaagaatcaaaaataacaaatttttctgaagactttgcaattattctcagtttaAAGACTCatatgtgttagcatctgctcacacatcagatACCAAGTTTTGCTTTAATCCGATATTGGGGTGAATTATTATGGCCAAAATACCGAAGCAATGTCAAAGATACCCAGGCTATGACTCATAATGTCTTATTATGGATCGTTCGGAGGGAGTCGTAATCTGAGTTGTAGAGGATTAAATTGGACTTTTGACCACGAATCAAGTCACGACTCATGGTCAGACCCTACTAGTTGGGACCTAAGTCGCTGGGACTTCTTCCATGCGACTttcaaataatttctaagggttttttggtcttttcccactcttttaacccctAAAATACGCCATTTAAGCTattttaaatctaaataaaacaaacaaaaataatccCAAATCCCTCATCCTCAACACAACACAGAAGTTACTCAAATAAATACGCAGTTTTCTCTCCTCCCAAAGCAAGAAATTAGGTTTTTTTATCTCCTAGTTCAAATACCCAAAACTCTAATCCAAGAATAAAATGTAATaacgtatgtggggttttaacaaggataccctttcatccttgtgcgcaaaagctttgattttaaatttgaatttatgtgatttcaattagggtttttaccTAAATTTTGATATATGGAGATTATggatttatcatattatttaaaGTTTAGTTTGCCCAATAATTTACCTTTACTCGTGTTATTACTTACATTGTTTCTATTATGAGacgaatttcattattttgatatgaagtttgATAAATTGACAAAAGATTTCAATTTAAGCAatgagtttgatattttgatatgaagtttctATGAGATAaagaataatttcaaatttaagcataAGTTACTGAGTTTATAATAAGTTTAAGCTTTTAACATCAAGTTAAAAGTATCACAATATGATTAAAGTTTAGTTAGATCTCATGATCTAAGATAAGACAAGAAATCCATAAGTTTCCTCATGAATACGATTTAAGTTagagaagcatagttggttttcaATTTATAAACTCATAtgtattttgaggtggattttaaAAGTGTAAGTATATGTtttgggagtaatatttagcaccaagaggggAATGTAGGTTCATCGCATCCTATTCTctagaaactacgtgccactgcaGGTTTAAATTTAAGGGCCTCGCCAGAGAGTGTCTCCTCCTCCACCCAATATGGTCTAAGTATAGTGATTactttagttaaggttctattctgatggaaaggatataataactctccctaatgtggatagatgttggactccatgatagctcacatgatttatgtcggttataagaatctccgacaaagaaagataaaagtaaatattttagagaataagtgtaatgactcactaagcttatcagattatgctttattatttatgttttatgatatttcatcttttatttttatttatcactaaggtgagtccttttacacacAGCATGAATAGTTTGAAAGTATGGCCAgtttcaattttacttattgtatttatccccacatactcggtacattccagAAGTCTTGACCACATATATTCCTGTGTGGatacattattttaaaatttaggtATCAGTTGTAGACCATAAAACCATGATCAGACAACACACAAGttccagccaacaggtgatgagttctcttaatTCGAGGACTAGAGTCAAGTCTAGTTccagtattatatttttattcagtcgtattgattaaGGATGGCTCGGGGTCATGTACCAgatacctatagtcagtattagtagaggtttcatagacagtcagtcaaAGTAgatgtatttagttttagtttcctttATTTAACCAATATTATATGATTATaaatagttttgtattgaacaaGTTCAACTAATGAAATACCTTCCACTTAGTGCTTctagttttatgtatttattcagttgctcaaAAATAGTGCCAgtatcatgggttaacttagaatcacttgtggttctaagtacCGTGTGATGTCTAGGGGGGTAGTCTTAGGGTGTTACATATTACCTGTGCCTCATGTTGCATCCTAAGTCATGGTAAACTAGTGATGTCATTATAGGTATAGAAAATGTTTGATCACTTCATTAGGATGTGTCTTCCCATTCACTTGTACTCACAAGGATGCTTTTGAGTTTTTGCTTAGTTGTTAAGAGATGTCGCGCATCCTCAAGTTGCTTTAGCACACAATGttgattattttatattctaGATGGTAGGACTAGCTAAACAATGGTAGAAGTCCTATCTTGATTATAGAATGATTGGTTCACTTATTGTTATATAGAATCTGTTTTTTGAGGCCTTCCTTGAGAAGtatatgactcataaattat is a genomic window containing:
- the LOC124898840 gene encoding uncharacterized protein LOC124898840, which gives rise to MEDQKEADRSGKILLVPSVGNNGVEDVIEVDDEPEEECPVKSGKLDGSDDTSKQGKEKEKEVVVSTILKPPPPFPQWLKNKMNDENFRKFMAILKQLTVNVPLVEALEQIPGYAKFMKDLVMKKRVVRYEPMDNLHHCSAISTRSLLQKKADPRAFTILCTVRSLNFVKALCDLGASINLMSLSMYKNLGSGDPTPINIRLVMADRSIKWPVVILDDVLVKVADVILLTNFVVLDSEVDFEVPIILGRSFLATGRVVVDMELHELKFRFNDKKAKFKMHSYMTQQKDMSVFSIVDVS